The Streptomyces cathayae DNA segment GGCCTGTCCGGTGAACGCCGTCGACATCACCGCCAGGGCGAGGACCCCGGGGGCGAGGAAGTCCACGGCCGCGCCCTCGCCGGTGTCCACGATGTCCACGGTGCTGAACAGCACCAGCAGCAGGGTGGGGATCACCACGGTGAGCAGCAGCTGCTCGCCGTTGCGCAGCAGCATCTTCGTCTCGAGCAGGGCCTGCGCCGCGATCATGCGGGGGAGCGGAGCCGCGCCCGGCTGCGGCGCGTACGCGCCGGTCCCCGTGGCCGCCGGAGTCACCTGATGCACCGGATGCGCTGGATTTACCTGATTCACTGGAAACCTCCGAGGACGCTTCCGGCTTCAGCCGGGGGATGAATCGGAATCCTGCGGAGCAGGACAGGGAACGGGATTTCGCCCAAAAGGTGAAAGACCGCCCGGATGGCCGGGTAGGCTGAGCGCCGTGCGTCGCGAGAGCCAAGCACGCGCAACTCCTTTGTCTTGAATGGGCAACCGGGCAGGTTCCGTCCCGGCTGGTGCTGAGAGCGTCAGACTCGTTCGCTTGCTGAGTGAATGAGCTGCTTGAGCCAGGAATCCCCCTGCTTCAGCTGGGGGAGGGTTCAAGAACGCAGCTCCTTGCCGGTCAGCTCCAGGAAGACGTCCTCGAGGGTGTGTCGTTCGACCGAGATCCGGTCCGGCAGCACGCCGTGCTGCGCACACCAGGACGTCACCGTGGCGAGCAGTTGCGGGTCCACCTCGCCGACGACCCGGTACGAGCCGGGGGTCAGCTCGGCGGCCTGGGAGTCGGGCGGCAGGGCCTTGAGCAGGGAGGCCACGTCCAGCCCCGGCCGGCCCGAGAAGCGCAGGGTGTTCTCGGCGCCGCCCCGGCACAGCTCCTCGGGACTGCCCTGGACCACCACCCGGCCGGCGTCGATGATCGCGACGTCGTCGGCGAGCTGCTCGGCCTCGTCCATGTGGTGCGTGGTGAGGATGACGGAGACCCCGTCGGCGCGCAGATCCCGTACGAGGTCCCAGGTGGCGCGGCGGGCCTGCGGGTCGAGTCCGGCGGTCGGCTCGTCCAGGAACACCAGTTCCGGGCGCCCGACCACGGCCATCGCCAGCGCGAGCCGCTGCTGCTGCCCGCCGGAGAGCCGCCGGTACGTCGTACGGCCGCAGGAGCCGAGCCCGAGGCGTTCGATCAGCGCGTCCACGTCCAGGGGGTGGGCGTGCAGTTTCGCCGTGTGGCGGAGCATCTCGTCGGCCCGCGCGCCCGAGTAGACGCCGCCGGACTGGAGCATCACACCGATCCGGGGCCGGAGTGCGGCCGACTGCCGGACCGGGTCCAGGCCCAGGACGCGCACCGTGCCGGAGTCCGGCCGCCGGTATCCCTCGCAGGTCTCGACCGTGGTCGTCTTGCCCGCCCCGTTGGGTCCGAGCACGGCCGTCACGCCCTGTCGTGCCACCAGGTCGAGGCCGTCCACCGCGGTCTTCGTGCCGTACCGCTTCACCAGGGCCTGCACCTGGACCACGGGCTCACTTCGCATGGGTCACGAGTCTAGGGACGCGCCGGGGCCCCCGGACGCCGGGGGCGGGTGCGGGCCTGCCCGGGAGGGTTCCCCGAGCGGCACCGGGAGCGGCCGGTCCGATCGATCAAAGATCGTTTCCGCAGGTCGGATTAGGTTCACCTAAGTGACGCAGCGCACCCGGGGGAGAACGGACGCGGCTTGCCCGTCCCCGATGAATTACGCAACAATGGCGTTGTGAAAAAGGTTGGCGAGGCTCCCCAGGAGGAACTTGCGACCGGTGAGCGGTCCACCCGCAACCGGGTCGCTCGGTCCGTGCTGGACCACGGCCCGTCGACCGTCTCCGAGCTCGCCGAGCGGCTCGGGCTGACCCAGGCGGCCGTCCGCCGCCACCTCGACGCCCTGGTCACCGACGGCATCGTGGAGGCGCGCGAACGGCGGGTCTACGGCGCACGCACCCGCGGGCGCCCGGCCAAGGTCTTCGCCCTCACGGACTGCGGGCGGGACGCCTTCGACCAGTCGTACGACGAGCTGGCCGTGGACGCCCTGCACTGGATCGGCGAGCAGGGGGGCGGTGACGAGGCGATCGCGGCGTTCGCCCGCGCCCGGATCGCCGCCCAGGCCGGCGCGTACCGCGAGGCGGTCGAGGCCGCGGCCCCCGAGGAGCGGACCCGGGCGCTGGCCAAGGCGCTCAGCGCGGACGGGTACGCTGCCACGGCGCGCAGCGCCCCCGACCCGCAGCAGGGCGAGCAGCTGTGCCAGCACCACTGCCCGGTCGCCCACGCGGCCGAGCGGTTCCCGCAGCTGTGCGAGGCGGAGACGGAGTTCTTCGCCGAGCTGCTCGGTACTCATGTGCAGCGGCTGGCCACCATCGCGCACGGCGACGGTGTCTGCACCACCTTCATCCCGAAGGGTGCGCAGACGGCGGCGTCCGCGCCGCGGTCCGTCAAGGCCGCACGCACCTCGCAGACGTCGAAACAGGCGTCGACACAGACTTCGAAGACTTCTGCGAAGAAGACTTCGCCGCACATCCACAACGCATCTGCAAGCACGGCCGGGAGGAACCCCGCATGACTCTCCCCACGGAGACTGCCCACCCCGAACTCGAGGGCCTGGGTACGTACGAATTCGGCTGGGCCGACTCCGACGAGGCAGGCGCCGCGGCCAAGCGCGGTCTGAACGAGGACGTCGTCCGCGACATCTCCGCCAAGAAGAACGAGCCGGAGTGGATGCTGAAGCTGCGGCTGAAGGGTCTGCGGCTGTTCGACAAGAAGCCCATGCCGAACTGGGGCTCGGACCTGTCGGGCATCGACTTCGACAACATCAAGTACTTCGTGCGCTCCACCGAGAAGCAGGCCGCTTCCTGGGAGGACCTGCCCGAGGACATCAAGAACACCTACGACCGGCTCGGCATCCCCGAGGCGGAGAAGCAGCGCCTGGTCGCCGGTGTCGCCGCGCAGTACGAGTCCGAGGTCGTCTACCACCAGATCCGCGAGGACCTGGAGGAGCAGGGCGTCATCTTCCTCGACACCGACACCGCGCTGAAGGAGCACCCGGAGCTCTTCCAGGAGTACTTCGGCACCGTCATCCCGGTCGGCGACAACAAGTTCGCGTCGCTGAACTCGGCCGTGTGGTCCGGCGGGTCGTTCATCTACGTCCCCAAGGGCGTCCACGTGGACATCCCGCTGCAGGCCTACTTCCGGATCAACACGGAGAACATGGGCCAGTTCGAGCGGACGCTGATCATCGTCGACGAGGACGCCTACGTCCACTACGTCGAGGGCTGCACCGCCCCGATCTACACCTCGGACTCGCTGCACAGCGCCGTCGTCGAGATCATCGTCAAGAAGGGCGGCCGCTGCCGCTACACGACGATCCAGAACTGGTCGAACAACGTCTACAACCTGGTCACCAAGCGCGCCGTGGCCTATGAGGGCGCGACCATGGAGTGGGTCGACGGCAACATCGGCTCCAAGGTGACGATGAAGTACCCGGCCGTCTACCTCATGGGCGAGCACGCCAAGGGCGAGACCCTGTCCATCGCCTTCGCCGGCGAGGGCCAGCACCAGGACGCCGGCGCCAAGATGGTCCACATGGCCCCGAACACCTCGTCGAACATCGTCTCCAAGTCGGTGGCGCGCGGCGGTGGCCGTACCTCCTACCGCGGCCTGATCGAGATCGGTGAGGGCGCTCCCGGCGCCAAGTCCAACGTGCTGTGCGACGCGCTGCTCGTGGACACCATCTCCCGCTCCGACACCTACCCCTACGTCGACGTCCGCGAGGACGACGTCTCCATGGGCCACGAGGCGACCGTCTCCAAGGTCTCCGAGGACCAGCTCTTCTACCTGATGAGCCGCGGTCTGTCCGAGTTCGAGGCGATGGCGATGATCGTGCGCGGCTTCGTCGAGCCGATCGCCAAGGAACTCCCCATGGAGTACGCGCTCGAACTCAACCGGCTGATCGAGCTGCAGATGGAAGGCGCGGTCGGCTAACCCACCACGCCGTTCCGTCAAGCCCCTTACGCAAAGGAAAGCGAGCACTACGACAGCCATGGCTGAGGCTCAGAACATCCCCGTGGGTTCCACCACCGCGGGCTCGATCGCGGTCGCCGCGGAGTCGACCGTCGCCACCCGCATGAGCGCGCCCCCGTCCTTCGACGTGGCGGACTTCCCCGTCCCCCACGGCCGTGAGGAGGAGTGGCGGTTCACTCCGCTGGAGCGGCTGCGCGGTCTGCACGACGGCACCGCCGCCGCCACCGGCGAAGGCGTCAAGGTGGCGATCGACGCACCCGAGGGCGTCCGCGTCGAGACCGTCGGCCGCGACGACGCGCGGCTCGGCCGGGCGGGCAAGCCGGTCGACCGCGTCGCCGCCCAGGCGTACAGCTCCTTCGAACAGGCCTCGGTCGTGACCGTGCCGAAGGAGACCGTCCTCACCGAGCCGATCCGCATCGCGGTGCACGGCGAGGGCGGCGCTGCCTACGGGCACCAGGTGATCGAGCTCGGCGCCTTCGCCGAGGCGGTCGTCGT contains these protein-coding regions:
- a CDS encoding ABC transporter ATP-binding protein, producing MRSEPVVQVQALVKRYGTKTAVDGLDLVARQGVTAVLGPNGAGKTTTVETCEGYRRPDSGTVRVLGLDPVRQSAALRPRIGVMLQSGGVYSGARADEMLRHTAKLHAHPLDVDALIERLGLGSCGRTTYRRLSGGQQQRLALAMAVVGRPELVFLDEPTAGLDPQARRATWDLVRDLRADGVSVILTTHHMDEAEQLADDVAIIDAGRVVVQGSPEELCRGGAENTLRFSGRPGLDVASLLKALPPDSQAAELTPGSYRVVGEVDPQLLATVTSWCAQHGVLPDRISVERHTLEDVFLELTGKELRS
- a CDS encoding helix-turn-helix transcriptional regulator yields the protein MKKVGEAPQEELATGERSTRNRVARSVLDHGPSTVSELAERLGLTQAAVRRHLDALVTDGIVEARERRVYGARTRGRPAKVFALTDCGRDAFDQSYDELAVDALHWIGEQGGGDEAIAAFARARIAAQAGAYREAVEAAAPEERTRALAKALSADGYAATARSAPDPQQGEQLCQHHCPVAHAAERFPQLCEAETEFFAELLGTHVQRLATIAHGDGVCTTFIPKGAQTAASAPRSVKAARTSQTSKQASTQTSKTSAKKTSPHIHNASASTAGRNPA
- the sufB gene encoding Fe-S cluster assembly protein SufB; this encodes MTLPTETAHPELEGLGTYEFGWADSDEAGAAAKRGLNEDVVRDISAKKNEPEWMLKLRLKGLRLFDKKPMPNWGSDLSGIDFDNIKYFVRSTEKQAASWEDLPEDIKNTYDRLGIPEAEKQRLVAGVAAQYESEVVYHQIREDLEEQGVIFLDTDTALKEHPELFQEYFGTVIPVGDNKFASLNSAVWSGGSFIYVPKGVHVDIPLQAYFRINTENMGQFERTLIIVDEDAYVHYVEGCTAPIYTSDSLHSAVVEIIVKKGGRCRYTTIQNWSNNVYNLVTKRAVAYEGATMEWVDGNIGSKVTMKYPAVYLMGEHAKGETLSIAFAGEGQHQDAGAKMVHMAPNTSSNIVSKSVARGGGRTSYRGLIEIGEGAPGAKSNVLCDALLVDTISRSDTYPYVDVREDDVSMGHEATVSKVSEDQLFYLMSRGLSEFEAMAMIVRGFVEPIAKELPMEYALELNRLIELQMEGAVG